A window of Streptomyces sp. NBC_01241 genomic DNA:
GCGCACCTCGGCGAGGTCGCGGATCACTCCGTCGGTCACGAACGCCGCGATCCCGCGGCGCTGGGCGACGGCACAGACGTTTCCTCCGGCGAGCGCGTAGTCCACGTCCCCCGCCTCCACGACGATGACCGAGCCGGGTTCCGCGCGGTGGATGGCCGCGTGCAGCATCAGGTTGTCGCCCGGAGGGCAGCGCACGGTGAAGGCCGGTCCGGCGACTCGTGGGACCGACGGCCACAGAGGCCGGATGCCGATGTCCATGACCTGTTCGCGGCCCAGGAGATCGGCGAGGGTGGTCGGCGGGATGTCCTTGAACTCGGTGGCGTCGTTCATGTTCCTCCTTCGTCCGGGCCCCCGACCCACCGCAGGCGGCGCGTTCCCCGCGTCCACGGTGCAACCGCTGTGTGTCCGGCGGACGATGGGAGGAGTGCGGCGGCGAGACTACCGAACTGCCGCGGGGGAGTCCCACTTGCACAAGGAGCCTCCATGACCGACCGTGCCCACACCGTGCTGGCAGGCCTCGATGGCGTCGGCTCCGATCTGGAGGGCATCTACAAGGACCTGCACAGACACCCCGAACTCGGCTTGCGGGAGCACCGCACGGCCAAGAAGGCGGCCGACGCCCTGCGGAACTTCGGCTACGAAGTCACCGAAGGCATCGGCGGAACCGGGGTGATCGGCACCCTGGTCAACGGCGAGGGTCCGGTCGTCATGGCCCGCGCCGACATGGACGCCCTCCCGGTACGCGAACAGACCGGCCTGCCCTACGCCTCCACGGCCACGGTGACCGGCGACGACGGCACCGAGCAGCCCGTGATGCACGCCTGCGGACACGATGTGCACGTGACCTGTCTGATCGGCTGCGCACGGCTGATGGCCCGGGCCAAGGACGCCTGGCGAGGCACCTTCGTGGCCCTCTTCCAGCCCTCGGAGGAGAACGGCGACGGCGCCGAAGCCATGATCGACGACGGTTTGACGTCGAAGGCTCCCCGGCCCGACGTGGTGCTCGCCCAGCACGTCCTGCCCTATCCGGCCGGCTATGTCGGCACTCGCTCCGGATCGTTCCTGTCGGCCTCCGACAGTCTGCGCGTCACCGTGTACGGCCGGGGCGCGCACGGCTCCATGCCCCAGGCCGCGGTCGACCCCGTGGTGATGGCCGCGATGATCGTCGTACGCCTGCAGACCATTGTCTCCCGGGAACTGGCCGCCACCACTCCGGCCGTCGTCACCGTGGGCAGCATCCATGCCGGCACCGGCCCCAACGTCATCCCCGACCGCGCGGTCATCCAGCTCAACGTGCGTACGTACGACGACGCCTCGCGCACGCACGTCCTGAACGCGATCGAGCGGATCGTCGAGGCCGAGAGCCAGGCGTCCCGATCGCCGAGGCCACCCGAGATCGAGAAGACCGCCACCTTCCCGCCCACGGTCAATGACGAGGCGCCGACCCGGCGCGTCGCCGAGGCGTTCGCGGCCCACTTCGGCGACGAAGCGCACACCATCGACCTGCAGACCGCCAGCGAGGACATGAGCGAGATCCCCAAGGCGTTCGGTGCGCCATTCACCTACTGGGGCATCGGGGGCATCGACCCCGGCCTGTACGCCGAGGCCGCCAGGAACGGGACCGTCGCCCAGGACATCCCGGTGAACCACAGCCCCGCCTTCGCCCCGGTCGTCCAGCCGACCCTGAACACCGGTGTCGGCGCGCTGACGGTCGCCGCCCTCGCGTGGCTCGGCAGATGACCCGGTGACCGGCGCGCCGCCGCGAAGGGCGCCCCGCCGCGAAAGGCGGTCGGCCAGGGCGCCCGCACATGACCGCGCTACGGTGATGTACTAGAGTTATCTCGACATCGAGATATATGCCGAAGGCGCACCGCAGGCCGCCATCGGGTAAGGGTTACCTAACTAAGCCTTACCTCAGCGGATGGTCGAGGGGTCGTAGGCGGCACCACGCGGCGCCCGCCGTAATGAGGCGCGGCGCGGAGTACGCGCACATTGATGAAGGAGACTGTCGTGTCGGCGAACAGCTTCGACGCCCGCAGCACGCTGCGCGTGGGCGACGAGTCGTACGAGATCTTCAAGCTGGACAAGGTCGAGGGCTCCGCGCGCCTCCCTTACAGCCTGAAGGTGCTGCTGGAGAACCTGCTCCGCACCGAGGACGGCGCGAACATCACCGCCGACCACATCCGGGCGCTCGGCGGCTGGGACTCCCAGGCACAGCCCAGCCAGGAGATCCAGTTCACGCCGGCCCGCGTGATCATGCAGGACTTCACCGGTGTGCCGTGTGTCGTGGACCTCGCCACCATGCGTGAGGCCGTCAAGGAGCTGGGTGGTGACCCGGCCAAGATCAACCCCCTCGCCCCGGCCGAGCTGGTCATCGACCACTCCGTCATCGCCGACAAGTTCGGCACCAACGACGCGTTCGCGCAGAACGTCGAGCTGGAGTACGGCCGCAACAAGGAGCGCTACCAGTTCCTGCGCTGGGGCCAGACCGCCTTCGACGAGTTCAAGGTCGTCCCCCCGGGCACCGGCATCGTCCACCAGGTCAACATCGAGAAGCTGGCCCGTACGGTCATGGTCCGGGGCGGCCAGGCGTACCCCGACACCCTCGTCGGCACCGACTCGCACACCACCATGGTCAACGGCCTCGGTGTGCTGGGCTGGGGCGTCGGCGGCATCGAGGCCGAGGCCGCGATGCTCGGCCAGCCGGTCTCCATGCTCATCCCGCGCGTCGTCGGCTTCAAGCTGACCGGCGAGCTCCCGGCCGGCACCACCGCCACCGACCTCGTGCTGACCATCACCGAGATGCTCCGCAAGCACGGCGTCGTCGGCAAGTTCGTCGAGTTCTACGGTGAGGGCGTCGCCGCCACCTCCCTCGCGAACCGCGCCACCATCGGCAACATGTCGCCGGAGTTCGGCTCCACCGCCGCGATCTTCCCGATCGACGACGAGACGCTGAAGTACCTGCGCCTGACCGGCCGTGACGAGCAGCAGGTCGCGCTCGTCGAGGCGTACGCCAAGGAGCAGGGCCTCTGGCTCGACCCGGCCGCCGAGCCGGACTTCTCCGAGAAGCTGGAGCTGGACCTGTCGACGGTCGTCCCGTCGATCGCCGGCCCGAAGCGCCCGCAGGACCGCATCGTCCTCGCGAACGCCAAGGAGCAGTTCGCCCAGGACGTGCGCAACTACGTCTCCGAGGACGAGGAGTCGGGCAAGGAGTCCTTCCCGGCCTCCGACTCGCCGGCCTCCTCCAACGGCGTTCCGTCGCGTCCGACCACGGTCACGGCCCCCGACGGCACGACGTACGAGATCGACCACGGCGCCGTCACCGTCGCCGCGATCACCTCCTGCACCAACACCTCGAACCCGTACGTCATGGTCGCCGCGGCGCTCGTGGCGAAGAAGGCGGTCGAGAAGGGCCTGACCCGCAAGCCGTGGGTCAAGACCACCCTCGCCCCGGGCTCGAAGGTCGTCACCGACTACTTCGACAAGGCGGGCCTGACCCCGTACCTCGACAAGGTCGGCTTCAACCTCGTCGGCTACGGCTGCACCACCTGCATCGGCAACTCCGGCCCGCTGCCGGAGGAGGTCTCCAAGGCGGTCAACGAGCACGACCTCGCCGTGACCTCGGTGCTCTCCGGCAACCGTAACTTCGAGGGCCGGATCAACCCCGACGTCAAGATGAACTACCTGGCGTCCCCGCCGCTGGTCGTCGCGTACGCCATCGCCGGTTCGATGAAGGTGGACATCACCAAGGACGCCCTGGGCATCGACCAGGACGGCAAGCCGGTCTACCTCGCGGACATCTGGCCGTCGGAGGCCGAGGTGAACGACGTCGTCGCCAACACCATCGGCGAGGACATGTTCAACAAGTCCTACCAGGACGTCTTCGCCGGCGACGCCCAGTGGCAGGCGCTCGCGATCCCGACCGGCAACACCTTCGAGTGGGACCCGCAGTCCACCTACGTGCGCAAGCCCCCGTACTTCGAGGGCATGACGATGGAGACGACCCCGGTCGAGAACATCTCCGGCGCCCGGGTGCTCGCCAAGCTGGGCGACTCGGTCACCACCGACCACATCTCCCCGGCCGGTGCGATCAAGGCCGACACCCCGGCCGGCAAGTACCTCACGGAGCACGGCGTCGAGCGCCGTGACTTCAACTCCTACGGCTCGCGCCGTGGTAACCACGAGGTCATGATTCGCGGCACCTTCGCGAACATCCGCCTGCGCAACCAGATCGCCCCGGGCACCGAGGGTGGCTACACCCGCGACTTCACCCAGGCCGATGCCCCCGTGTCGTTCATCTACGACGCCTCGCAGAGCTACCAGGCCGCCGGTACCCCGCTGGTCATCCTGGCGGGCAAGGAGTACGGCTCCGGCTCGTCCCGCGACTGGGCCGCCAAGGGCACCGCGCTCCTCGGCGTCAAGGCCGTCATCGCCGAGTCCTACGAGCGCATCCACCGCTCGAACCTCATCGGCATGGGCGTCCTCCCGCTCCAGTTCCCGGAGGGCGCGACCGCCGAGGCCCTCGGCCTCACCGGCGAGGAGACCTTCTCCTTCACCGGCGTGACCGAGCTGAACAACGGCACCACGCCGCGCACCGTCAAGGTCACCACCGACACCGGTGTGGAGTTCGACGCGGTCGTCCGCATCGACACCCCCGGTGAGGCGGACTACTACCGCAACGGCGGCATCATGCAGTACGTGCTCCGCAGCCTGATCCGCAAGTAGGCAGCAGAGCCGAAGGGCCGCATCCCGGGTCTCCCGGGGTGCGGCCCTTCGCGTGGTACGGCGCCTGTGGTCGCCCCTACCGCTTGACGTACTGCACGAACGCCGCCCAGCCCGCGGCCGGGAAGGCCAGGACCGGGCTGTGGGTCAGCTTGGTGTCGCGTACGGGGACGAAGCCGGGGACGTTGTCGGCGACCTCGACGCATTCACCGCCGTCGCCGTTGCTGTACGACGACGTACGCCAGGCAGCGGTACTCAGGTCAGGTGCCATGCTCATCGGTCGCGAACTCCTTCGCCGCCGACACGATCCGGGCCAGGGACGCCTCCGGCGACAGCGCGGCGGCCCTGGCCAGATCGTATGCGGATCGGTACTGCTCCACCAGCAGCGGTTCTTCAACGAGTTGGCCGCTGTACGCGCTCTCCGTGTACACGATGGACGGAGCGTCGGTGAACTGCATCAGCGTCATGGACGAGTGCAGGAAGGGATGTGCCCCGGCGGAGAACGGGAGCACCTGGGCGACGATACGAGGGCGGGAAGCGATCTGCTCGGCGAGATGATTGAGCTGCTCCGCCATGACGGCCGGTCCGCCCACCGGCAACAGGAGCGCGGCCTCGTGAATCACCACCCAAAGCACGGGTGCCGCAGGCGCGTTGAGGAGACTGGTGCGCTCCATGCGCGTCCTGACATGTCCGTCGATGACTTCCGTGTCGGCGAACGGGTGGGCGGCTCGGGTCAGCGCACGCGCATAGGACTCTGTCTGCAACAGTCCGAGGACCACCATCGACGTATAGCTGTCGATGGACGAGGCGTGCAGCTGGAGCTCGGCCGCATCCGCGAAGTACCCCGCCACCTTCGACTTGCGCGCCAGCCGGCACAGCCGCTGAAGATGCTCGCCGCTGCCCAGCAGTTCGTCGAAGGCCCGGGACATGTCTTCCTGCGGGCGCCGTTCCGCCATCTCGAACAGCCCGATGTACGTTCCCGAGCAGAACACCCGGTCGCCCAGCTCGCTCTGGGACATCCCGGCGGCCTCACGCAGGCGGCGCAACTCGGAGCCGTAGAAGGAACGGGAGTCGGTGTACGGATCGAGATCCTTGGGCTGCGGCATGTGCCGCAATGTAACGGCGCACGGACGTACCCGACCGGGAAACCGGGAACGCGCCACCCGTAGGGCCTCTCGTTTGGATCATGCCGGGCTCGCGTGCCCCGGCACCGCACCTCGCCGCGTTGTCGTCGGTCGCCGACGCTCCGCGTCGCCTCCCTCCTCCGCCTTGCGATGCACGGCACCGGACCCCGCTCCCTGATCCGGCCTGATCCAAACGAAAGACCCTAGGTGTCCACCGCCGCGCGGACGCCCGAGGGCGAGCCGCGCCTGCCGCCGACCCGACGGAATGCGATCGTGGGCCCGCGGGTTCACACCCGCGACAGCGCCATCGGCACACAGGGAGCGGAATCACCATGGGCGAGTTGATCCTGATCCGGCACGGCGAGACCGAGTGGTCGCGGTCCGGGCAGCACACGAGCCACACCGATCTGCCCCTGACCCCCTTCGGCGAACGGCAGGCCCGCGCCCTGGCCCCGCTGCTCGCCGACCGGCAGATCGCGCTCACCCTGGTCAGCCCCGCGGTACGCGCCCGGCGCACCGCGGAGCTCGCCGGGCTCACCGCGCCCCGCATCACACCCGAGCTGCGTGAGTGGGACTACGGCGGCTACGAAGGGGTGACCACCGAGGAGATCCGCCTCACCCGCCCCGAGTGGAATCTGTGGACCGACGGGGTCGCCCCCGGCCCCGAGGCGCATCCCGGCGAGACGCCCGCCGAGGTCGGTGCGCGTGCCGACCGGGTGCTGGCGGAGGTCGTGCGGGCCGCGGGCCGCGATACGGAGGAGGACATCGCGCTCGTCGCCCACTCCCACTTCCTGCGCGTACTCACCGCCCGCTATCTCGGCCTGACCCCGGCCGAGGGCACACTGTTCCAGCTCGCCACGGGGGCGGTCTCGCGGCTCGGCACCGAGCACGGCAAGCCGGTTCTGACGGCGTGGAATGTGACCTTGCCCGAGAGCTTGTTCCCCCGGGACGTTCCGGAAAGCCCGGAGCAGGACTGAGCGGGAGCCGAGCCGTGCCGCCGCGCGGCTGCCCCGCCAACGGGCCGACGGCCGGTACCCCGGGGTGAGGTACCGGCCGTCGGCCGTGACGCGGGCAGAACACCCGGGTCAGGAGAGCAACTCCACCTCCGCGAGCGTCCCTTCACCGGCGAACACCAGGCGGTAGTGCGCGTACGAGCCCGGCGTGGCCACCGAGAACACCCTCGTCTGCCGGTCCCAGGCGAACGACTGGCCCGACCGCTTGTCGAGGTCCTTCCACGTCGCGCCGTCCGACGAGCCCTGGAGGATCCAGCCCGTCGGGGCCCGGTCCGCCGCGCTCGATGTCAGCGTGTACTGGGCCGCGTCCGTGGCCGAGGCCACCGGCAGGACCACCGAGGTGACCGTCGCCGACGTGGCCGACGTGTTGTCGAACAGGGCGCCCTCGCCCTTCAACACGTCCGCCTTCGGTGTCGCCACCTTGTCGTCCGTGGTGATCGAGGTCGGCGCCGCGTCCTTTCCGGTGCCCCACGACGACGGCTCGGCACCCATGTCGAAGTCCAGCACACCGCCCTTGGCCAGCAGGTCGTGCGGCAGCGAAGTCGAGGTCCACTTCTTGCCGTTGACCTTCAGGCCCTGGACATAGATGTTCTTCGCGCTGTTCTTCGGCGCCTTGACGACCAGGTCGTGGCCGTTCTCCAGGTGGACCGTGGTCTTCGTGAAGAGCGGGGAGCCGATCGCGTACTCGCCACTGCCCATGACGAGCGGGTAGAAGCCGAGCGAGGAGAAGAGGTACCAGGCCGACTGCTCGCCGTTGTCCTCGTCGCCGTGGTAGCCCTGGCCGATCTCGCTGCCGGTGTAGAGGCGGCTCAGGACCTCGCGGACCTTCTCCTGCGTCTTCCAGGGCTGCGAGGCCGCGTCGTACATGTAGGTGACATGGTGCGCGACCTGGTTGCTGTGGCCGTACTGCCCCATCCGTACGTCACGCGCCTCGGTCATCTCGTGGATGACACCGCCGTACGAGCCGACGAACTCGGGCCCGGCCGTCTCCGGCGTGGTGAAGTACGTGTCGAGCTTCTTGGCCAGGCCGGCGCGCCCGCCGTACAGGTTCGCCAGGCCCCGGCTGTCCTGCGGGGCCGTGAAGG
This region includes:
- a CDS encoding RraA family protein, whose product is MNDATEFKDIPPTTLADLLGREQVMDIGIRPLWPSVPRVAGPAFTVRCPPGDNLMLHAAIHRAEPGSVIVVEAGDVDYALAGGNVCAVAQRRGIAAFVTDGVIRDLAEVREMGFPVFARGVIPIPGTKKAVGPLNAPVRCGGVAVAPGDIVVADEEGVVVTPRARREDVLRDARKKLAKEAGETLDAWKKAHRERIDAILAEGGFEG
- a CDS encoding DUF397 domain-containing protein; its protein translation is MSMAPDLSTAAWRTSSYSNGDGGECVEVADNVPGFVPVRDTKLTHSPVLAFPAAGWAAFVQYVKR
- a CDS encoding M20 family metallopeptidase encodes the protein MTDRAHTVLAGLDGVGSDLEGIYKDLHRHPELGLREHRTAKKAADALRNFGYEVTEGIGGTGVIGTLVNGEGPVVMARADMDALPVREQTGLPYASTATVTGDDGTEQPVMHACGHDVHVTCLIGCARLMARAKDAWRGTFVALFQPSEENGDGAEAMIDDGLTSKAPRPDVVLAQHVLPYPAGYVGTRSGSFLSASDSLRVTVYGRGAHGSMPQAAVDPVVMAAMIVVRLQTIVSRELAATTPAVVTVGSIHAGTGPNVIPDRAVIQLNVRTYDDASRTHVLNAIERIVEAESQASRSPRPPEIEKTATFPPTVNDEAPTRRVAEAFAAHFGDEAHTIDLQTASEDMSEIPKAFGAPFTYWGIGGIDPGLYAEAARNGTVAQDIPVNHSPAFAPVVQPTLNTGVGALTVAALAWLGR
- the acnA gene encoding aconitate hydratase AcnA — translated: MSANSFDARSTLRVGDESYEIFKLDKVEGSARLPYSLKVLLENLLRTEDGANITADHIRALGGWDSQAQPSQEIQFTPARVIMQDFTGVPCVVDLATMREAVKELGGDPAKINPLAPAELVIDHSVIADKFGTNDAFAQNVELEYGRNKERYQFLRWGQTAFDEFKVVPPGTGIVHQVNIEKLARTVMVRGGQAYPDTLVGTDSHTTMVNGLGVLGWGVGGIEAEAAMLGQPVSMLIPRVVGFKLTGELPAGTTATDLVLTITEMLRKHGVVGKFVEFYGEGVAATSLANRATIGNMSPEFGSTAAIFPIDDETLKYLRLTGRDEQQVALVEAYAKEQGLWLDPAAEPDFSEKLELDLSTVVPSIAGPKRPQDRIVLANAKEQFAQDVRNYVSEDEESGKESFPASDSPASSNGVPSRPTTVTAPDGTTYEIDHGAVTVAAITSCTNTSNPYVMVAAALVAKKAVEKGLTRKPWVKTTLAPGSKVVTDYFDKAGLTPYLDKVGFNLVGYGCTTCIGNSGPLPEEVSKAVNEHDLAVTSVLSGNRNFEGRINPDVKMNYLASPPLVVAYAIAGSMKVDITKDALGIDQDGKPVYLADIWPSEAEVNDVVANTIGEDMFNKSYQDVFAGDAQWQALAIPTGNTFEWDPQSTYVRKPPYFEGMTMETTPVENISGARVLAKLGDSVTTDHISPAGAIKADTPAGKYLTEHGVERRDFNSYGSRRGNHEVMIRGTFANIRLRNQIAPGTEGGYTRDFTQADAPVSFIYDASQSYQAAGTPLVILAGKEYGSGSSRDWAAKGTALLGVKAVIAESYERIHRSNLIGMGVLPLQFPEGATAEALGLTGEETFSFTGVTELNNGTTPRTVKVTTDTGVEFDAVVRIDTPGEADYYRNGGIMQYVLRSLIRK
- a CDS encoding helix-turn-helix domain-containing protein: MPQPKDLDPYTDSRSFYGSELRRLREAAGMSQSELGDRVFCSGTYIGLFEMAERRPQEDMSRAFDELLGSGEHLQRLCRLARKSKVAGYFADAAELQLHASSIDSYTSMVVLGLLQTESYARALTRAAHPFADTEVIDGHVRTRMERTSLLNAPAAPVLWVVIHEAALLLPVGGPAVMAEQLNHLAEQIASRPRIVAQVLPFSAGAHPFLHSSMTLMQFTDAPSIVYTESAYSGQLVEEPLLVEQYRSAYDLARAAALSPEASLARIVSAAKEFATDEHGT
- a CDS encoding histidine phosphatase family protein, producing MGELILIRHGETEWSRSGQHTSHTDLPLTPFGERQARALAPLLADRQIALTLVSPAVRARRTAELAGLTAPRITPELREWDYGGYEGVTTEEIRLTRPEWNLWTDGVAPGPEAHPGETPAEVGARADRVLAEVVRAAGRDTEEDIALVAHSHFLRVLTARYLGLTPAEGTLFQLATGAVSRLGTEHGKPVLTAWNVTLPESLFPRDVPESPEQD